From Pseudomonas sp. LS1212, the proteins below share one genomic window:
- a CDS encoding cytochrome C oxidase subunit IV family protein, producing MAHAQGQQHPISLYLKIWGLLFVLSTLSYLVDYFHFQGYLRWSLIITFMLLKAGLIVSIFMHMAWERLAMVYAILVPPLCLLVLVGLMATEADYVFLSRVIFFGQ from the coding sequence ATGGCGCATGCTCAGGGTCAGCAACATCCAATCAGTTTGTACCTTAAAATTTGGGGGCTGTTATTCGTCCTCAGCACGCTTTCGTATCTTGTCGACTATTTTCACTTCCAAGGCTACCTCAGGTGGTCCCTGATTATCACGTTCATGTTGTTGAAGGCAGGTTTGATTGTCTCTATCTTCATGCATATGGCCTGGGAACGGTTGGCCATGGTCTACGCCATATTGGTGCCACCTTTGTGTTTACTGGTGCTCGTCGGACTGATGGCCACCGAGGCGGACTATGTGTTCCTCAGTCGGGTAATTTTCTTCGGCCAATAA
- a CDS encoding cytochrome c oxidase subunit II: MAIAIILILIVIASVLFHILAPWHATPAASNWGSIDTTLFISLIISGIFFIAITVFMAVAVMRYRHKEGARAAYQPENKKLELWLIIVTSVGIVGMLAPGLVVYSDFIRVPNNAYELEVIAQQWQWAFRFPGQDGKLGKSDIRFVDSANPLGLDPKDPAGQDDVLIKNNEIRLPLDQPVKVLLRSKDVLHNFYVPQIRSKMDMVPGMVSYFWFTPTKTGKYEVLCAEYCGVGHYNMRGHMIVEEQGAFNQWLNSQPTFAQTLTTAAKPSGDSVLEKGRLLVENLGCNACHSQDGSASLGPGWKGLYGRTEPLADGTSVLVDDAYLKESILDPKARLVQGYPPVMVAYTLTEDELGAIVALIKSLGAARQEDELSASQASDDLAAQGQRLAESLGCLACHSVDGSKGVGPTWQGLYGTTETLADGTSIKVDEGYIKDSVLNPSAVIVKGYAAVMPAYAPSEKELNALIAFIKSKANADADANKGEPGK; encoded by the coding sequence ATGGCAATAGCAATTATCTTAATACTAATCGTTATTGCATCAGTGCTGTTCCATATATTAGCGCCCTGGCATGCGACACCGGCAGCTTCCAACTGGGGGTCAATAGACACCACTCTGTTCATCTCCCTGATCATTAGCGGAATATTTTTCATCGCCATCACGGTATTTATGGCGGTCGCCGTGATGCGTTATCGTCACAAGGAGGGTGCCAGGGCGGCCTACCAACCAGAAAACAAAAAATTGGAATTATGGTTAATTATCGTTACCTCGGTAGGTATCGTCGGGATGTTGGCGCCAGGTCTGGTTGTCTACAGTGATTTCATCCGGGTGCCGAATAATGCTTATGAGCTTGAAGTGATCGCCCAGCAGTGGCAATGGGCCTTTCGTTTTCCTGGCCAGGACGGGAAGCTGGGCAAATCGGATATCAGGTTTGTTGATTCCGCCAACCCCCTGGGCCTTGATCCCAAGGATCCTGCTGGCCAGGACGATGTGCTTATAAAAAACAATGAAATTCGCCTTCCGCTCGATCAGCCGGTGAAAGTATTACTGCGTTCTAAAGATGTGCTGCACAATTTCTATGTGCCGCAAATTCGCAGCAAGATGGATATGGTGCCAGGGATGGTGTCGTACTTTTGGTTCACGCCAACTAAAACCGGAAAATATGAAGTCCTTTGCGCTGAATATTGTGGCGTAGGTCATTACAACATGCGCGGCCATATGATCGTGGAAGAACAGGGCGCCTTCAATCAATGGCTGAACAGCCAACCGACTTTTGCGCAGACATTAACGACAGCTGCCAAGCCCAGTGGGGACAGCGTGCTGGAAAAAGGCCGCCTGTTGGTCGAAAACCTCGGCTGCAATGCCTGCCATAGCCAGGATGGCAGTGCCAGTCTCGGCCCGGGATGGAAGGGGCTGTACGGCCGCACTGAACCGCTTGCCGATGGCACCAGTGTGCTGGTCGATGACGCCTACCTGAAAGAGTCGATCCTCGATCCGAAGGCCCGACTGGTACAGGGCTACCCGCCGGTCATGGTGGCCTATACTCTCACTGAAGATGAACTGGGTGCGATCGTCGCCCTGATCAAATCACTGGGTGCCGCGCGGCAAGAGGATGAGCTTTCTGCCAGCCAAGCGTCGGACGACCTGGCGGCGCAGGGACAGCGGTTGGCCGAGTCGCTCGGCTGTCTGGCCTGCCACAGTGTCGATGGCAGCAAGGGTGTCGGCCCCACCTGGCAGGGCCTGTATGGCACGACAGAAACCCTTGCCGACGGTACGAGCATAAAGGTCGATGAGGGCTATATAAAAGATTCGGTTCTTAATCCCAGTGCCGTAATCGTCAAGGGCTATGCAGCTGTCATGCCGGCCTATGCTCCGAGCGAGAAGGAGTTGAACGCACTGATCGCTTTTATTAAATCCAAAGCCAATGCCGACGCTGATGCGAACAAGGGGGAGCCAGGAAAGTAG
- a CDS encoding heme-copper oxidase subunit III family protein — MASHPSAPGEPSSSNPPSSPPAPGWQGIASDWASDREVFKQVPWGKAMMWIFLLSDTFIFTCFLTGYMSVRMTITASWPNPSEVFALTIGGSEIPLILIAIMTFVLISSSGTMAMAVNFAYRRDRAKTAALMLATAALGATFVGMQAFEWSKLISEGVRPWGNPMGAAQFGASFFMITGFHGLHVSLGVIYLGIVALKVLRGDYERSGNYQNVEIAGLYWHFVDLVWVFIFAFFYLW; from the coding sequence ATGGCATCGCACCCATCAGCCCCAGGCGAGCCCAGTTCATCCAATCCACCAAGCTCGCCCCCTGCACCGGGATGGCAGGGCATCGCCAGCGACTGGGCCTCGGATAGAGAGGTTTTCAAGCAGGTCCCCTGGGGCAAGGCGATGATGTGGATATTCCTGCTCAGCGATACTTTTATATTCACCTGTTTTTTAACCGGCTACATGTCGGTACGCATGACCATCACCGCCTCCTGGCCGAACCCCAGTGAAGTGTTCGCATTGACGATCGGCGGCAGTGAAATTCCACTTATTCTGATCGCCATCATGACCTTTGTGCTGATCAGTAGCAGCGGCACCATGGCCATGGCAGTCAATTTCGCCTATCGCCGTGATCGCGCGAAAACCGCTGCCCTGATGCTGGCGACCGCTGCCTTGGGTGCAACCTTCGTCGGTATGCAGGCATTTGAATGGAGCAAGCTCATCTCAGAAGGGGTGCGTCCCTGGGGGAACCCCATGGGGGCGGCACAATTTGGTGCCAGCTTTTTCATGATTACCGGTTTCCACGGACTGCATGTGTCACTCGGCGTCATCTACCTCGGAATTGTGGCGCTGAAAGTATTGCGGGGAGATTATGAGCGCTCCGGAAATTATCAGAACGTCGAGATAGCCGGGCTTTACTGGCACTTCGTGGATTTGGTGTGGGTGTTTATTTTTGCTTTCTTCTATTTGTGGTAG
- a CDS encoding cytochrome c oxidase subunit 3 translates to MNRLLLRNADGNDPGGSWSRYPEGIQAADRSQTARLGLRLFLVVVSSLFFLFLIAFIARSQMADWQPLTEPLAPLANLWQLWLNSAFLVFSCIALQWSRMAARQGRLGATVIGFALGGLFAIAFLTGQLWIWQQFVAWGYFVAGNPANSFFYLLTGLHGLHLLGGLIAWSRTVAKFLHRVPLPQLSGSVELCAIYWHYLLGLWFVLFALLTSTPETYEAIARFCGLR, encoded by the coding sequence ATGAACAGGCTGCTATTGAGAAACGCCGACGGCAATGACCCAGGCGGCAGTTGGAGTCGCTACCCTGAGGGTATTCAGGCTGCCGATAGAAGCCAAACCGCAAGATTGGGCCTGCGCTTGTTTCTGGTTGTGGTGAGCTCGTTATTCTTTCTCTTCCTGATCGCCTTTATCGCCCGCTCACAAATGGCCGACTGGCAACCCCTGACAGAGCCCTTGGCGCCGTTAGCCAATCTTTGGCAGCTATGGCTGAATTCGGCTTTTCTGGTATTCAGTTGCATCGCACTGCAGTGGTCGCGTATGGCCGCCCGACAAGGTCGACTGGGCGCAACTGTCATTGGCTTTGCATTGGGGGGCCTATTTGCAATTGCCTTTCTGACGGGGCAACTCTGGATCTGGCAGCAATTTGTCGCCTGGGGCTACTTTGTCGCCGGCAATCCGGCCAACAGTTTCTTCTACCTGTTGACCGGCCTGCATGGGCTCCACCTGCTGGGCGGGCTGATAGCCTGGAGCAGAACCGTCGCTAAATTCCTGCATCGCGTGCCGTTGCCGCAACTCAGTGGCAGCGTAGAGCTTTGTGCAATCTATTGGCATTACCTACTGGGTCTTTGGTTCGTGCTATTCGCTCTGCTGACCAGCACGCCGGAAACCTATGAAGCCATCGCCAGATTCTGCGGCCTGAGGTGA
- the ctaD gene encoding cytochrome c oxidase subunit I: MAYAEQAETEALHEPKSFLTKYIWSQDHKVIAIQYSLTAIFVGLIAVVLSGLMRMQIGFPGSLEFMDASTYYQAMTMHGMIMVIYLLTALFLGGFGNYLIPLMVGARDMVFPYVNMLSYWFYLLSVLVLLASFFVPGGPTGSGWTLYPPQSITQGTPGTEWGIVLMLVSLAIFIVATTMGGLNYVTTVLQARTHGMTLFRMPLSVWGIFMASIMALLAFPALFVSAVMMLFDKLLGTSFFMPAIISLGQQLDHQGGSPILFQHLFWFFGHPEVYIVALPAFGLVSDLISTHARKNIFGYRMMVWAIIAIGVLSFVVWAHHMYVSGMNPYFGFFFAITTLIIAVPTALKVYNWVLTLWRGDIHLTVPMLFALAFIVTFLVGGLTGLFLGNVIVDIPLSDTYFVVAHFHMVMGVAPILVVFGAIYHWFPKVTGRMLNDTLGKLHFWITFLGTYLIYFPMHYLGFLGMPRRYYAYQGYEFIPQSAQELNAFITVVALTVGVSQLLFLFNLAWSVFKGKPAGSNPWGAASLEWQTPNTPPIHGNWGAKLPVVHRWAYDYSVPGIEQDFVPQTVSAEELEQMRQLSAGTRIADVKT; the protein is encoded by the coding sequence ATGGCCTATGCGGAGCAAGCCGAAACAGAAGCACTGCACGAACCCAAAAGTTTCCTGACCAAATATATCTGGAGTCAGGACCACAAGGTTATAGCCATTCAATATTCCTTGACGGCTATATTCGTGGGTCTTATAGCCGTGGTGCTGTCCGGCTTGATGCGCATGCAGATAGGCTTCCCCGGTAGTTTGGAGTTCATGGACGCCAGTACTTACTATCAGGCGATGACCATGCACGGCATGATCATGGTCATTTATTTGCTGACGGCCTTGTTTCTGGGTGGCTTCGGCAACTATCTGATCCCACTGATGGTGGGCGCCCGCGACATGGTCTTCCCCTATGTGAACATGCTGAGTTACTGGTTCTACCTGCTATCGGTACTGGTGTTGCTCGCCAGTTTCTTTGTCCCTGGCGGCCCCACCGGTTCGGGCTGGACGCTCTATCCGCCACAGTCCATTACTCAGGGGACACCGGGGACCGAGTGGGGCATCGTACTGATGCTCGTCTCACTGGCGATTTTTATTGTCGCAACCACCATGGGCGGGTTGAACTACGTTACCACGGTGTTGCAGGCGCGCACGCACGGCATGACATTGTTTCGCATGCCGCTCTCCGTATGGGGAATCTTCATGGCCTCGATTATGGCCTTGCTGGCCTTCCCGGCGTTGTTTGTCAGTGCGGTCATGATGCTGTTTGACAAACTGTTGGGCACCAGCTTCTTTATGCCGGCGATCATCTCGCTGGGGCAGCAGCTCGATCACCAAGGTGGCAGCCCAATATTATTCCAGCATCTATTCTGGTTCTTCGGCCACCCGGAAGTCTACATCGTTGCTCTCCCCGCGTTTGGTCTGGTCTCCGACTTGATCAGCACGCATGCTCGTAAAAATATCTTCGGCTACCGAATGATGGTGTGGGCCATTATTGCGATTGGCGTACTCAGCTTTGTGGTCTGGGCACACCATATGTATGTCAGCGGAATGAACCCGTACTTTGGCTTCTTCTTCGCCATCACCACCTTGATCATCGCGGTGCCGACCGCACTGAAAGTCTACAACTGGGTGCTGACCCTGTGGCGGGGCGACATCCATCTGACCGTGCCGATGCTGTTTGCCCTGGCCTTTATCGTCACCTTCCTGGTCGGCGGTCTGACCGGGTTGTTTCTCGGCAATGTGATCGTGGATATTCCGCTATCGGACACCTATTTCGTCGTAGCCCATTTTCATATGGTCATGGGCGTTGCACCGATACTGGTGGTGTTCGGCGCCATTTATCATTGGTTCCCGAAAGTAACCGGACGCATGCTGAACGACACGCTGGGCAAGTTGCATTTCTGGATTACGTTTCTGGGCACTTACCTCATCTACTTCCCTATGCATTACCTGGGTTTCCTGGGCATGCCCCGTCGCTACTACGCCTATCAAGGCTACGAGTTCATCCCGCAGTCGGCGCAAGAGTTGAATGCCTTCATTACGGTGGTCGCATTGACCGTCGGCGTTTCCCAACTGCTGTTCCTGTTCAACCTGGCCTGGAGTGTATTTAAAGGCAAGCCCGCAGGCAGTAACCCCTGGGGCGCGGCCAGTCTGGAATGGCAAACGCCGAACACCCCGCCGATACACGGTAACTGGGGAGCGAAGCTGCCGGTCGTGCATCGCTGGGCCTATGACTACAGTGTGCCGGGGATAGAACAGGATTTCGTTCCGCAAACGGTCTCCGCCGAGGAGCTGGAGCAAATGCGGCAACTCAGCGCCGGAACCAGGATAGCGGACGTTAAAACATGA
- a CDS encoding magnesium transporter, which yields MNRHYYISDNLDDLEALENELEANGINSEQIHVLSEQVADVEEHHLHEVNSLMKQDVVHSGEIGAVVGVPLAALVLGGAYWLGWTESAAGWVPFIFLAIIIFGFCIWEGGFLGIQIPNAHFRNFKKIVEEGKHIFFVDVEPNQESVLDRVIEHHPMLKIAGTGTAAPHWTVAWLHKWHQFKRTI from the coding sequence ATGAATCGACACTATTACATCAGTGACAATCTCGACGATCTTGAAGCCCTTGAAAATGAATTGGAAGCCAACGGCATCAATAGCGAACAAATTCATGTGCTCAGTGAACAAGTTGCTGATGTTGAAGAACATCACCTCCACGAAGTTAACTCGTTAATGAAACAAGATGTTGTTCACTCTGGCGAGATTGGTGCGGTGGTCGGTGTGCCACTCGCGGCGTTGGTCCTTGGCGGCGCCTATTGGCTGGGCTGGACCGAATCCGCCGCAGGCTGGGTGCCTTTTATCTTCCTTGCCATTATTATATTTGGCTTCTGCATCTGGGAAGGCGGTTTTTTGGGTATCCAGATACCGAACGCTCACTTCCGCAATTTCAAAAAGATTGTAGAAGAAGGCAAACATATCTTCTTCGTGGATGTTGAGCCGAATCAGGAATCGGTATTGGACCGGGTAATCGAACATCATCCAATGCTGAAGATCGCCGGCACGGGAACGGCAGCCCCCCACTGGACTGTAGCCTGGCTGCACAAATGGCATCAGTTCAAGCGAACGATATAA